In Streptomyces sp. 71268, the DNA window TCGTGCTGGAGGAGGTGGTCCGTGGCCTGGCCGCCAGCGGCTTCCCGGCCGGCTGGAACGCCGGGCGCGACACGCTCGACGCGATGGAGGTCCCCACGCTGCTGCGCGAGGCGATGGCGGACCGGATGGCCGCCCTGACGCCGCCGGCGGTGGCCGTGGTGCGCGCGGCGGCCGTGCTGCGCATCCCCGCCACGGAGGACCTGATCGCCGCCGTCGCGGCGGGCGAGCCCGGCCTCGACGGCAGCGTGGGTGACACGCCGTACGCGGACGGGGCCGGGCTCGGGGGCGGGGCCGACGCGGGCGGCGGGATCAGGGAGGCGTTGCTCGCGGGCGTGCTCTACGACGTCGGTGACGACCGCTACGGCTTTCGCCACCCGCTCGCCCAACAGGCGGTCTACGGCTCCCTGCCGGGCGTGGACCGGCGGCGGCTGCACCGGCGCGCGATGGCTCGGCTCGCCGCCGCCGAGCCGCCGCCGCTGGTCCAACTCGCCTACCACGCGCGGCGGGCCGGCGACCTCGAAGCCTGGCTGCGGCACGGCTCGGAGGCGGCCGAGGCCGCCAGGGAGCTGGGCGACACCGCCGTCGCCGTGGAGATCCTTGAGGGACTGCTGTCCGACCCGGAACTCCGCGCCGGCGACCGGGCCCGCCTCGCCACCCAGCTCAGCCGCGTCGCGGTGATCGGCCTCGCCTACCGCAGGGCCGTCGCCCTGCTGCGCCGCATCGTGCTGCACTGCGAGATGCCCGACACCGTACGCGGCGAGATCCGGCTCAACCTCGGGCTGCTGCTCTACAACCAGGCGGGCAACTACGAGCAGGGCCGCGCCGACACCGAGATCGCGGTCGAGGAGTTGCGAGACCACCCGGCGCTCGCCGCCCGTGGCATGGCCGCGCTGGCGCTGGCGAGCTGGGGCGAGCACCCGTACGCCGTCTACCAGCGGTGGATCGTCCGGGCCGAGCGGCTGCTCACCGACCGGTCGGACCCGGCCCTGCGGCTGGCGGTCCGTGGCAACCACGTCACCCTGCGCATGATGGCGGGCGACCCCGCGGCCTGGGCCGAGGCCGACGATCTGGTGGGCGCCGGGCGGAGCGTCGCCGAGCGGCTCCAGGTCGCCCGACTGTCCGGCAACCTCGCCGAGGCCACCACCTGGCTCGGGCACTACGCGGCGGCGGAGCGCTTCCGTCACCAGGGGCAGCGGCTGGCCGCCGAGTGCGGCTCGCCGTGGCTCCAGGGGATCATCGACGGCACCTCGCTGCGCCTGAAGTGGAGCGTCGGCGACTGGCAGGGGCTGGCCGAGCGGGCGCGCCGGCTGATCGACATGGTGCAGGGCGTCTCCGGAATCTCCGCCGACGCGCACCTGGTCCTGGGGCTGCTCGCCGTGGCGCGCGGCGAATGGGAGGAGGCCACCGAGGAGTTGGACGCCGCCGCGCTCGGCGATCCCGCCAACGCTCCCAGCCCCATCCTGGCCGCCGCCTCCGGCGCGATGATCCGGGTGTGGGTGGCCCGAGGCGAACTGGAGGCGGCCCGCGCCGAGGCGGACCGGGCCATCGCCCGCGTCCGGCGCAAGGACATGTGGGTGTGGGGCGCCGACCTCATGCCCATGGCGGTGACCGCGCTCGTACGCTGCGGACGGGTGGCCGACGCGGAGGCGGCGGTCGCCGAGTACGCCGCCGGCATCGCCGACCGCGACGCGCCGCTGGCCACCGCCGCGCTGGCGGCGTGCCGTGGCGTCCTGGCGTACGCGCGGGGCCGGTGCGCGGAGGCCGTCGCCGCCTTCGAGGAGGCGAGCGCGCGGTACGCCGCGCTGCCCAGGCCCTATTCGGCGGCCCGCGCGGCCGAGGCCGCCGTGCGCTGCCGGCTCGCCGCGCCGGACCCGGGCGGGGCGGACCCGCGCGGGGCGGACCCGCGCGGGGCGGACCCGCGCGGGGCGGGCCCCGGCGGGGTGGGCGGCGCGGCCGGCGGGGACCGGGCCGGCGAGGGGACCAGCGGGGCCGGGACGGGAGAGGCGAGTGGGGCGGGGCTGGCGGGCGAGTTGGCGGCGTTGGCCGAGCGGTTCGCCGCCCTGGGGGCCACCCGCGACGCGGCCCGCTGCCGCAGGGTGCTGCGTGGCAACGGTGTCAGCACCCCGTCCCGCCGTGGCCGGCGCGGCTACGGGGACCAACTCTCTCCGCGCGAACGGGAGGTGGCCCGCCTCGTCGCGCTCGGGCACACGAACCGGGAGATCGCGGACGTGCTGTTCCTGTCCCCGCGCACGGTCGAGCAGCACGTGGCGAAGGTGCTCCGCAAGCTGAACGTGGCCTCGCGCGGCGAGGTACCCGGCGCGGGCTGACCCCCGAGGAGCGGAGCCGGACCGGGCCGAGCTCGGGACGGGGCCCTGAGCCTCAGGTCCCGGGCCCGGCTGGCTGGCTGGCCGAGGATACGTACCCCCTACCTACCGCACCACGGATTGTTTGCCGTCCCGTGCGCCACGAGGGTGGGCGCGTCACACGGCGTCGCGCTCTCTCCCATCCAACCCCCCACGCCGGCGCCGGACCCCGGCGCCCGGCCCGACCGCACATATCGGGCCGGGCGCCGTCTCCCCCTCAGAAGGAGCACAGATGTCAGCACGGCAGAGACGGTGGAGCGCGCTGTGTCTGGGCGCGGCCACCGCGACGCTCTTCGCGACGGTCGGCACGGTCCCGGCCGGCGCCGCCGGGGGCGGCGACGCGCGGGGCACGGTCATCGGCGCGGGGCAGCCGGACGCGATCAAGGGTCAGTACATCGTCGCCCTCAGGGGTACCCCCTCGGTCGCCGCCGAGACCCGCGCCGCCGTCGCGGCGCGGGCCGACGAACTGACCGACGCGCACGGCGGCACCGTCCGCGCGGTGTACGCGGCGGCCTTCCGTGGCTTCTCGCTCCAGGCCACCGAGGCACAGGCGGCGCGCCTGGCGGCCAGCCCCGAAGTGCGCTACGTCCAGACGAACAACACCGTGCGGGCCGTGGGCACGCAGCCGAACCCGCCGTCCTGGGGCCTGGACGCGGTCGACGGCAAGCAGGACAAGACGTACACCTACCCGAACCAGGGCGACGGCGTCACCGCGTACGTCGTGGACACCGGGACCGACCTGCGGCACAGCAACTTCGAGGGGCGGGCCAGCAGCGGTTACGACTTCATCGACAACGACGCGGACGCCAGTGACTGTCATGGTCATGGCACGCATGTCGCCGGGACCATCGGCAGCAAGGACTACGGCGTCGCCAAGCAGGCCAAGCTTGTCGCGGTCCGGGTGCTGGACTGCTCGGGTAACGGCTCCACCGAACAGGTCGTCGGCGGCCTGGAGTGGGTGACCAAGAACGCCGCCAAGCCCGCCGTCGCCAACATGAGCCTGGGCGGCCCCAGCGACCAGGCCCTGGACGACGCCACGCAGGGCACGATCGACGCGGGCGTCCCGGTCGCCGTCGCCGCGGGCAACGACTACGGCAAGGACGCCTGCGGCACCAGCCCCGCCCGGCTGCCCGCCGCCATCACCCTGGGCTCCACGGACCAGAACGGCAGCCGCTCCAGCTTCTCCAACCTCGGCCGCTGCCTCGACCTGTTCGCGCCCGGCGGCAACATCACCTCCACCAAGAACGGTGGCGGCTCGACGGGCATGAGCGGCACCTCGATGGCCACCCCGCACGCCGCCGGCGCCGCCGCGCTCTACCTCTCCAGCAACAAGGGCGCCACCCCGCAACAGGTCCGCGACGCCTTGGTCAACAACGCCGACTCCGGCGTCGTCGGCAACCCGGGCAGCGGCTCACCCAACAAGCTGCTCAACGTCACCAAGCTGGGCACCCC includes these proteins:
- a CDS encoding AAA family ATPase; translation: MTSSVLRRLGAPFLVGRTDEFRTLLDALTRPPSVALVEGEAGIGKTRLIRETLEAPAMRGRHVLLGACHPLREPFPYGPFFDLLRQLEGRVLGRLGAVCGALRPYLPELADALPPAPEPLQDHRARQHRLFRAVRALLASLGQVVVVVEDLHWADDGTRDLVRFLIDEPPPGMATVLSYRREDLPGAGLPLGRAYRHPPGTTSVLIRLRPLDVSAVGSLTAAITGSTAVPAQLAAELHERTAGIPFVLEEVVRGLAASGFPAGWNAGRDTLDAMEVPTLLREAMADRMAALTPPAVAVVRAAAVLRIPATEDLIAAVAAGEPGLDGSVGDTPYADGAGLGGGADAGGGIREALLAGVLYDVGDDRYGFRHPLAQQAVYGSLPGVDRRRLHRRAMARLAAAEPPPLVQLAYHARRAGDLEAWLRHGSEAAEAARELGDTAVAVEILEGLLSDPELRAGDRARLATQLSRVAVIGLAYRRAVALLRRIVLHCEMPDTVRGEIRLNLGLLLYNQAGNYEQGRADTEIAVEELRDHPALAARGMAALALASWGEHPYAVYQRWIVRAERLLTDRSDPALRLAVRGNHVTLRMMAGDPAAWAEADDLVGAGRSVAERLQVARLSGNLAEATTWLGHYAAAERFRHQGQRLAAECGSPWLQGIIDGTSLRLKWSVGDWQGLAERARRLIDMVQGVSGISADAHLVLGLLAVARGEWEEATEELDAAALGDPANAPSPILAAASGAMIRVWVARGELEAARAEADRAIARVRRKDMWVWGADLMPMAVTALVRCGRVADAEAAVAEYAAGIADRDAPLATAALAACRGVLAYARGRCAEAVAAFEEASARYAALPRPYSAARAAEAAVRCRLAAPDPGGADPRGADPRGADPRGAGPGGVGGAAGGDRAGEGTSGAGTGEASGAGLAGELAALAERFAALGATRDAARCRRVLRGNGVSTPSRRGRRGYGDQLSPREREVARLVALGHTNREIADVLFLSPRTVEQHVAKVLRKLNVASRGEVPGAG
- a CDS encoding S8 family serine peptidase, whose amino-acid sequence is MSARQRRWSALCLGAATATLFATVGTVPAGAAGGGDARGTVIGAGQPDAIKGQYIVALRGTPSVAAETRAAVAARADELTDAHGGTVRAVYAAAFRGFSLQATEAQAARLAASPEVRYVQTNNTVRAVGTQPNPPSWGLDAVDGKQDKTYTYPNQGDGVTAYVVDTGTDLRHSNFEGRASSGYDFIDNDADASDCHGHGTHVAGTIGSKDYGVAKQAKLVAVRVLDCSGNGSTEQVVGGLEWVTKNAAKPAVANMSLGGPSDQALDDATQGTIDAGVPVAVAAGNDYGKDACGTSPARLPAAITLGSTDQNGSRSSFSNLGRCLDLFAPGGNITSTKNGGGSTGMSGTSMATPHAAGAAALYLSSNKGATPQQVRDALVNNADSGVVGNPGSGSPNKLLNVTKLGTPTEPGAPTAEFVASCSEADLSCEFDASASRDTDGSIAAFVWDFGDGTAAKGVKPAHTYAKAGSYEVRLTVTDNSGKTGTVSKKVSVGAPAGEPPVARFSVSCWYDACDFDAGQSSDKDGDIASYAWKFGDGQSGNGVTAEHTYPAGQKTYTAELTVTDRAGNAETATRQIQCWDMGGRAFCFNG